The following proteins come from a genomic window of Actinomycetota bacterium:
- a CDS encoding F0F1 ATP synthase subunit epsilon, translating into MLDVQLVSAEDDLYTGQAEFISTMTVEGSIGIMPGHTPILAQLPACEVKIVSGGADHKFQIEGGFLTVKDDKVIILAEPDSGEPS; encoded by the coding sequence GTGCTCGACGTTCAGCTCGTATCAGCCGAGGACGACCTCTACACCGGTCAGGCGGAGTTCATCTCCACCATGACCGTGGAGGGGTCGATCGGCATCATGCCGGGGCACACGCCGATCCTGGCGCAGCTTCCGGCGTGCGAGGTGAAGATCGTCTCCGGCGGAGCCGACCACAAGTTCCAGATCGAGGGCGGGTTCTTGACGGTCAAGGACGACAAGGTCATCATCCTGGCCGAGCCCGATTCGGGAGAACCGTCGTAA
- a CDS encoding TIGR00725 family protein: MDPRTYISVVGPSDAPPDVLRIAEEVGACVARAGAILVTGGGSGAMEAACRGARAAGGVTLGLLPGSSRREGNTFLDVSVPTGMGEMRNVLVVRSADGIVAVGGAFGTLSEIALAFKLGKPIVGIRTWTASIAGETAPMLTAATAEQAVGLLMAVLPLPDD; the protein is encoded by the coding sequence GTGGACCCCAGGACCTACATCAGCGTAGTCGGCCCGTCCGATGCGCCGCCGGACGTTCTGCGCATCGCCGAGGAGGTGGGAGCTTGCGTGGCCCGCGCCGGGGCGATCCTGGTCACGGGCGGCGGGAGCGGCGCGATGGAGGCCGCCTGCCGGGGCGCCAGGGCGGCGGGCGGCGTGACCCTCGGCCTGTTGCCGGGCTCTTCCCGCAGAGAGGGCAACACCTTTCTGGACGTCTCAGTCCCCACCGGGATGGGCGAGATGCGCAACGTCCTGGTGGTGCGATCGGCCGACGGCATCGTTGCGGTCGGCGGGGCTTTCGGCACCCTCTCGGAGATCGCCCTGGCTTTCAAGCTGGGCAAGCCGATTGTCGGCATAAGGACCTGGACCGCCTCGATCGCCGGCGAGACCGCGCCGATGCTCACCGCGGCGACCGCCGAGCAGGCCGTGGGTCTGTTGATGGCGGTTCTTCCCCTCCCCGACGATTAG
- the mnmA gene encoding tRNA 2-thiouridine(34) synthase MnmA: MKTRAVVAMSGGVDSSVAAALMKEDGYDVIGIMLKLWKGAAANNESGCCSLDAAEDARRVAQVLDIPFYVLNFADEFSGTVIDNFKRQYAAGLTPNPCVECNRSIKFAALLDRARQYDAEILATGHYARTDCVDGRYRLLRAREHNKDQSYVLHMLGQEELELARFPVGEYSKPEIREIASSLGLRTANKPESQDLCFVPDGNTHSFIDEQIPEGSVPGRIVTPDGTEVGTHKGFAHYTVGQRKGLGIGLGVPLYVAEIRSDDNTVVVAGAGEMKVEEIQVGEVSFVGPRPEGEFRTSVMSRYRGTEAPATVALDGGLATVRFDTPQARPAPGQTAVFYDGDEVVGGGTIRRLKVREPAA, translated from the coding sequence TTGAAGACGAGGGCGGTCGTCGCGATGTCCGGCGGGGTCGACTCCTCGGTAGCGGCAGCGCTGATGAAGGAGGACGGCTACGACGTCATCGGCATCATGCTCAAGCTCTGGAAGGGTGCCGCCGCCAACAACGAGAGCGGCTGCTGCTCACTCGATGCCGCCGAGGACGCCCGGCGGGTGGCCCAGGTCCTGGACATCCCGTTCTACGTGCTGAACTTCGCCGACGAGTTCTCCGGCACGGTCATCGACAACTTCAAGCGCCAGTACGCCGCCGGCCTGACGCCCAACCCGTGCGTCGAGTGCAACCGGTCGATCAAGTTCGCCGCGCTCCTTGACCGCGCCCGGCAGTACGACGCCGAGATCCTGGCCACCGGGCATTACGCCCGCACGGACTGCGTCGACGGCCGGTACCGGCTGCTTCGGGCCCGCGAGCACAACAAGGACCAGAGCTACGTGCTCCACATGCTGGGTCAGGAGGAGCTGGAGCTCGCCCGGTTCCCGGTGGGGGAGTACTCCAAGCCCGAGATCCGGGAGATCGCCTCTTCCCTCGGCCTTCGGACCGCCAACAAGCCCGAGAGCCAGGACCTGTGTTTCGTGCCCGACGGGAACACCCACTCGTTCATCGACGAGCAGATACCCGAGGGGTCGGTGCCCGGACGGATCGTCACCCCCGATGGGACCGAGGTGGGCACCCACAAGGGCTTCGCCCACTACACGGTCGGCCAGCGCAAGGGGCTGGGGATCGGCCTGGGCGTGCCGCTCTACGTCGCGGAGATCCGCTCGGACGACAACACCGTGGTGGTCGCCGGCGCCGGAGAGATGAAGGTGGAGGAGATCCAGGTGGGCGAGGTCAGCTTCGTCGGTCCCCGGCCCGAAGGGGAGTTCCGGACGTCGGTCATGAGCCGCTACCGGGGAACCGAGGCTCCGGCGACCGTCGCACTCGACGGCGGCCTGGCCACCGTGCGCTTCGACACCCCGCAGGCCCGGCCGGCCCCCGGCCAGACCGCGGTTTTCTACGACGGCGACGAGGTCGTCGGAGGCGGGACCATTCGCCGCTTGAAAGTACGAGAGCCGGCGGCTTGA
- a CDS encoding cysteine desulfurase family protein encodes MVYLDYAATTPMMDEVIEAMLPYQQQFFGNPSSVYGAGREAKKGLEEARERVADAIGAQPSEIVFTAGGTEADNLALKGAIAKADPRRRHIITTSIEHHAVLHSAEWLERQGYRVTFLPVDGNGLVNLNALKAALSPETAIVSVMLANNEVGTIQPLREVVDLVKEHSRALVHTDAVQGLGKIPVDVEALGVDMAAFAAHKLGGPKGVGALYLRRKTAIAPQLHGGGQERELRSGTPNVAGIVGFGVAAEISAAEVSEQGDRLGEIRDRLQARIVEAIPRVTVNAAGAPRVPGTLSVCIQGVEGESLLLMLDSKGVAASSGSACASGSLEPSHVLMAMGIAPEMAHGSLRLSLGRGSVDLDVEAVVETLSQVVARLRSIAPKFAKSGA; translated from the coding sequence ATGGTCTACCTGGATTACGCCGCCACCACCCCGATGATGGACGAGGTCATCGAGGCGATGCTGCCCTACCAGCAGCAGTTCTTCGGCAACCCCTCAAGTGTCTACGGCGCCGGGCGCGAGGCCAAAAAGGGCCTCGAAGAGGCCCGCGAGAGGGTGGCCGATGCGATCGGGGCCCAGCCGTCGGAGATCGTGTTCACGGCCGGAGGAACCGAGGCCGACAACCTTGCCCTCAAGGGGGCGATTGCCAAGGCGGACCCCCGCCGCAGGCACATCATCACCACCTCGATAGAGCACCACGCGGTGCTCCACTCGGCCGAGTGGCTGGAGCGGCAGGGCTACCGCGTTACCTTCCTCCCGGTCGACGGCAACGGCCTGGTCAACCTCAACGCCCTGAAGGCCGCCCTTTCGCCCGAGACGGCGATCGTCTCCGTGATGCTGGCCAATAACGAGGTCGGCACGATCCAGCCGCTGCGGGAGGTCGTCGACCTGGTCAAAGAGCACAGCCGGGCACTCGTGCACACCGATGCGGTCCAGGGGCTCGGCAAGATCCCGGTCGACGTGGAGGCGCTGGGCGTCGACATGGCAGCGTTTGCCGCACACAAGCTCGGCGGCCCGAAGGGCGTGGGCGCGCTGTACCTGCGGCGCAAGACCGCCATCGCTCCCCAGCTACACGGCGGCGGCCAGGAGCGGGAGCTGCGCAGCGGAACCCCCAACGTCGCCGGAATCGTCGGGTTTGGCGTGGCCGCGGAGATCTCGGCCGCCGAGGTCTCCGAGCAGGGCGACCGGCTCGGGGAGATCCGGGACCGCCTGCAGGCCCGGATCGTCGAAGCGATTCCTCGGGTCACGGTCAACGCCGCCGGGGCGCCCCGGGTGCCCGGGACCCTGAGCGTCTGTATTCAGGGTGTCGAGGGCGAGTCGCTCCTGTTGATGCTGGACTCCAAGGGCGTTGCGGCCTCGAGTGGGTCGGCGTGCGCCTCGGGCTCGTTGGAGCCGTCCCACGTCCTCATGGCGATGGGCATCGCACCGGAGATGGCGCACGGCTCCCTGCGCCTGTCGCTCGGGCGGGGGAGCGTAGACCTGGACGTCGAAGCGGTGGTAGAAACCCTGAGCCAGGTGGTCGCCCGCCTGCGTTCCATCGCACCCAAGTTCGCAAAGAGCGGCGCTTGA
- a CDS encoding MBL fold metallo-hydrolase, whose amino-acid sequence MRLQDTLPVETLPIPTPYGVGQVNAYIVASEPMTLIDAGVNTLAGENALKLGFAAKGLFVDSLEQILVTHGHPDHYGLVPLICNGEGRVKAYMGEKEIERIADTGPVWEWSRRLQEAGFPELLLKEISKLEKRVNRVHRVSQLKCRPMSGGEVFEFRGFNLVALPLPGHTDGHMGFLEPDRRILFGGDTLLPHSYPNPLIEPILEPEGDSPSRRRHSLKLYLETLDLLQSLDLVAVYPGHGPVIENPAETIAYMRRHHARRLDQVWNCLTTGGVTAFEISATLYPEAQSYCRFLAVSEAVAHLDVLVAQGRAGNEIRDDGVEYFFRF is encoded by the coding sequence ATGCGGTTGCAAGACACCCTTCCGGTCGAGACCCTGCCGATTCCTACTCCTTATGGGGTTGGGCAAGTCAACGCCTACATCGTTGCGTCGGAACCGATGACGCTTATCGACGCAGGCGTAAACACTCTCGCAGGTGAGAACGCCTTGAAGCTCGGCTTTGCCGCCAAGGGCCTGTTCGTAGACTCCCTCGAACAAATTCTTGTCACCCACGGTCACCCCGACCACTACGGTCTCGTGCCTCTGATCTGCAACGGGGAAGGCCGCGTGAAGGCCTACATGGGCGAGAAGGAGATCGAGCGGATCGCCGACACCGGCCCGGTCTGGGAGTGGAGCCGCCGGTTGCAGGAGGCCGGGTTCCCGGAGTTGCTCCTGAAGGAGATCTCAAAGCTCGAGAAGCGGGTAAACCGGGTCCACAGGGTGTCGCAACTAAAATGCCGCCCGATGTCGGGCGGCGAAGTGTTCGAGTTTCGTGGCTTCAACCTGGTGGCGCTTCCGCTGCCGGGCCACACCGACGGGCATATGGGATTCCTGGAGCCGGACCGCAGAATCCTCTTCGGCGGCGACACTCTTCTGCCGCACTCGTATCCCAACCCGCTGATCGAACCGATCCTGGAGCCGGAGGGCGACTCGCCGAGCCGCAGGCGCCACAGTCTCAAGCTCTACCTGGAAACGCTGGACCTGCTTCAGTCTCTGGACCTGGTGGCGGTCTACCCGGGCCACGGGCCGGTCATAGAGAACCCGGCCGAAACAATCGCCTACATGCGCAGACACCACGCTCGCCGGCTCGACCAGGTGTGGAACTGCCTGACCACCGGGGGCGTGACCGCCTTCGAGATCTCGGCCACCCTCTATCCGGAGGCGCAGTCCTACTGCCGCTTCCTAGCCGTCTCCGAAGCCGTTGCCCACTTGGATGTGCTCGTGGCACAGGGCCGGGCGGGCAACGAGATTCGGGACGACGGCGTGGAGTACTTCTTTAGGTTCTAG
- a CDS encoding superoxide dismutase: MGKYTLPELPYAYDALEPHIDAETMKVHHTKHHQTYIDKLNAAMEGEESLGNKTVEELLEDYANLPERIQKAVRNHGGGHANHSLFWKILTPNQEDSEPRGPLGSSIEDQFGSFSQLKDIFKQTAVAHFGSGWAWIVIAAGERKTKDQKKLLVLSLPNQDSPLMGGHTPILGLDLWEHAYYLQYQNKRPDYIEAFWNVVNWKEVENNYGNVENVAIKTGMFKGRVLER; encoded by the coding sequence ATGGGAAAGTACACTCTGCCCGAACTGCCGTACGCGTACGACGCGCTCGAGCCGCACATCGATGCCGAGACGATGAAGGTGCACCACACCAAGCACCACCAGACCTACATCGACAAGCTGAACGCTGCAATGGAGGGCGAAGAAAGCCTCGGCAACAAGACGGTCGAGGAGCTTCTCGAGGACTACGCCAACCTGCCCGAGCGGATCCAGAAGGCGGTTCGTAACCACGGAGGCGGCCACGCCAACCACAGCCTGTTCTGGAAGATCCTCACCCCGAACCAGGAGGACTCCGAGCCCCGCGGTCCCCTGGGCTCAAGCATCGAGGACCAGTTCGGCTCGTTCAGCCAGCTGAAGGACATCTTCAAGCAGACCGCCGTCGCACACTTCGGAAGCGGCTGGGCCTGGATTGTCATCGCCGCCGGCGAGCGCAAGACCAAGGACCAGAAGAAGCTTCTGGTGCTAAGCCTGCCGAACCAGGACTCCCCGCTCATGGGTGGCCACACCCCGATCCTCGGACTGGACCTGTGGGAGCACGCCTACTACCTGCAGTACCAGAACAAGCGCCCCGACTACATCGAGGCCTTCTGGAACGTTGTGAACTGGAAAGAGGTTGAAAACAACTACGGCAACGTCGAGAACGTGGCCATCAAGACCGGAATGTTCAAGGGCCGGGTCCTGGAGCGCTAG
- the murA gene encoding UDP-N-acetylglucosamine 1-carboxyvinyltransferase gives MNYLTINGGTRLSGRVQISGAKNSALKLMAASLLGHGETVLDNVPRISDVFTMIEVLQRLGATVSFDGNTLRIDTSGDISTVAPYDLVRRMRASINVLGPLLARSGHARVAMPGGCNIGSRTIDMHEAGLTQLGVKFTFDHGYLEGIVEKLIGKRVLLEFPSRGATENLMTAAVLAEGVTVIENAAREPDIVDLASFLNSMGAQVWGAGTSTVEITGVPRMSSTFYRVSADPIEAGTFALAVLATGGDAELVGAQPETMEIFLEKLELAGAEWAPTDGGIRVSGDHRPQAVDFATLPYPGFPTDLQPQMMAFLSSAEGTSIITENVFENRFNHAQELVRMGADIRTEGHHAVVRGVRRLQGAPVRGSDLRAGAALVVAALGAEGQTEVHDFHYVERGYEDFAGKLRGLGGDVELVEEPTALPV, from the coding sequence GTGAACTACCTGACGATCAACGGAGGCACCCGGCTTTCGGGCCGGGTGCAGATCTCCGGGGCAAAGAATTCGGCATTGAAATTGATGGCCGCCTCGTTGCTCGGGCACGGGGAGACCGTGCTGGACAACGTCCCCCGGATCAGCGACGTCTTCACGATGATCGAAGTCCTTCAACGCCTCGGCGCCACCGTCTCGTTCGACGGCAACACCCTGCGGATCGACACCTCCGGTGACATAAGCACGGTTGCCCCTTACGACCTGGTCCGCCGCATGCGGGCATCGATCAACGTACTGGGGCCGCTTTTGGCCCGCTCCGGCCACGCCCGGGTCGCCATGCCGGGCGGCTGCAACATCGGAAGCCGCACCATCGACATGCACGAGGCGGGGCTCACCCAGCTCGGGGTCAAGTTCACCTTCGACCACGGCTACCTGGAGGGCATCGTCGAGAAGCTGATCGGCAAGCGGGTCCTCCTGGAGTTCCCCAGCAGGGGGGCCACCGAGAACCTGATGACCGCAGCGGTCCTGGCCGAGGGTGTGACGGTGATCGAGAACGCCGCTCGGGAGCCCGACATCGTTGATCTGGCGAGCTTTTTGAACTCGATGGGGGCGCAGGTTTGGGGAGCCGGGACCTCTACCGTGGAGATCACCGGCGTGCCTCGTATGAGTTCGACCTTCTACCGGGTGTCTGCCGACCCAATCGAGGCGGGCACCTTCGCTCTGGCGGTGCTGGCGACCGGGGGCGACGCCGAGCTGGTAGGCGCCCAGCCGGAGACCATGGAGATTTTCCTGGAAAAGCTGGAGCTGGCCGGCGCCGAGTGGGCTCCAACCGACGGCGGCATCCGGGTCAGCGGCGACCACCGGCCGCAGGCGGTCGACTTTGCCACCCTTCCGTATCCGGGATTCCCGACGGACCTCCAGCCCCAGATGATGGCGTTCCTGTCATCGGCCGAGGGAACGAGCATCATCACCGAGAACGTCTTCGAGAACCGCTTCAACCACGCCCAGGAGCTGGTGCGCATGGGGGCCGACATCCGCACCGAGGGCCACCATGCGGTGGTTCGGGGGGTGCGTCGCCTGCAGGGGGCGCCGGTGAGGGGATCGGATCTTCGAGCAGGAGCCGCGCTGGTCGTAGCGGCCCTCGGCGCCGAGGGACAGACCGAGGTCCACGACTTCCACTACGTCGAGCGGGGCTACGAGGACTTCGCCGGAAAGCTGCGGGGCCTGGGCGGCGACGTGGAACTGGTAGAGGAGCCCACCGCTCTACCCGTCTAA
- the ligA gene encoding NAD-dependent DNA ligase LigA: MTDEDPTPLDRIVRLRELIDYHSERYHAQDDPEISDAEYDELVRELAALEAAHPELVTEDSPTRKVGAAPSALFASLKHPNPMWSLDNAFSLEELLAWGKRVERVLGSAADFYCELKVDGLAVNLVYEKGSLTTAATRGDGRTGEDITPNVKTMSTVPKALKDGDVPDFLEVRGEIFMPVKAFEELNESLVAAELRPFANARNSAAGSLRQKDPQVTAGRQLGLYCHTVGSVPGRRFRKHSDQMQYLIDLGLPVMEHNRAFSELQAAFEFCRHWENHRHDLSFEVDGVVVKVDDLGSREELGYTSKSPRWAIAYKFPPEEKTTKLRNIVVNVGRTGAVTPFALLEPVRLSGAMVSQATLHNADEVERKDIRIGDTVLVRRAGEVIPQVIAPIVSKRTGEEQVFVMPTHCPVCGTGLQREEGEAVWRCPNDECPSRGVEELFHFASRGAMDIEGLGYKAAIQLREMGFVKDPGDIYSLTRDQLLQLPLFGDKKADQLMASIESSKQAGLVRALVAVGIRDVGPPTARLLADEFGSMTRVGEATVEELTAVEGIGPIVAQRIRDFFESPRNQGIVQKMADAGVVLEQARVEPKVGHLTGKSFVLTGGLERWSRDETQQVIEEAGGKVVSSVSKKTDYVVVGEKPGSKLAKAEALGIPLLNEETLAELLEGGVSG; the protein is encoded by the coding sequence TTGACCGACGAAGATCCGACCCCGCTGGACCGTATCGTCCGGCTCCGGGAGCTGATCGACTACCACTCCGAGCGGTACCACGCCCAGGACGACCCGGAGATCTCGGACGCCGAGTACGACGAGCTGGTCCGGGAGCTGGCGGCCCTGGAGGCGGCCCACCCGGAGCTGGTCACCGAGGACTCGCCCACCCGGAAGGTCGGGGCCGCACCGTCCGCTCTGTTCGCGTCGCTGAAGCACCCCAACCCGATGTGGTCGCTGGACAACGCGTTCAGCCTGGAGGAACTGCTGGCCTGGGGTAAGCGGGTCGAGCGCGTCCTGGGCTCGGCCGCCGACTTCTACTGCGAGCTGAAGGTCGACGGCCTGGCCGTAAACCTGGTCTACGAGAAGGGCAGCCTCACGACCGCAGCCACCCGGGGCGACGGCCGCACCGGCGAGGACATCACGCCCAACGTGAAGACAATGTCCACCGTGCCCAAGGCCCTGAAGGACGGCGACGTCCCGGACTTCCTGGAGGTCCGTGGCGAGATCTTCATGCCGGTCAAGGCGTTCGAGGAGCTGAACGAGAGCCTGGTCGCCGCCGAGCTTCGCCCGTTCGCCAACGCCAGGAACTCCGCTGCCGGGTCGCTCAGGCAGAAGGACCCGCAGGTTACGGCCGGGCGCCAGCTGGGGCTTTACTGCCACACGGTCGGTTCGGTGCCCGGGCGGCGGTTCCGCAAGCACTCGGACCAGATGCAGTACCTGATCGACCTGGGGCTGCCTGTAATGGAGCACAACCGGGCGTTCTCGGAGCTGCAGGCGGCGTTCGAGTTCTGCCGGCACTGGGAGAACCACCGGCACGACCTCTCCTTCGAGGTCGACGGTGTGGTGGTCAAAGTCGACGACCTGGGCTCCCGGGAGGAGCTCGGCTACACCTCCAAGAGCCCGCGGTGGGCGATTGCGTACAAGTTCCCGCCCGAAGAGAAGACCACCAAACTCCGCAACATCGTGGTGAACGTCGGCCGCACCGGCGCCGTCACGCCGTTTGCCCTGCTGGAGCCGGTCCGGCTTTCGGGTGCGATGGTCTCGCAGGCCACCCTCCACAACGCCGACGAGGTGGAGCGCAAGGACATCCGGATCGGCGACACCGTCCTGGTGCGACGGGCCGGGGAGGTGATCCCGCAGGTCATCGCACCGATCGTGTCGAAGCGGACCGGCGAGGAGCAGGTGTTCGTGATGCCCACCCACTGCCCGGTCTGCGGCACCGGGCTGCAGCGTGAGGAGGGGGAGGCGGTCTGGCGCTGCCCGAACGACGAGTGCCCCTCGCGGGGCGTCGAGGAGCTGTTCCACTTCGCCAGCCGGGGTGCCATGGACATCGAGGGCCTGGGGTACAAGGCGGCGATCCAGCTTCGGGAGATGGGTTTTGTGAAGGACCCCGGCGACATCTACTCGCTCACCCGGGACCAGCTGCTCCAGCTGCCGCTCTTTGGGGACAAGAAGGCCGACCAGCTCATGGCGTCGATCGAGAGCTCCAAGCAGGCCGGCCTGGTCCGGGCTCTGGTCGCGGTGGGCATCCGGGACGTGGGACCCCCCACCGCCCGATTGCTGGCCGACGAGTTCGGGTCGATGACCCGCGTCGGCGAGGCAACTGTCGAGGAGCTGACCGCGGTGGAGGGGATCGGGCCGATCGTCGCCCAGCGCATCCGGGACTTCTTCGAGTCGCCCCGCAACCAGGGGATCGTCCAGAAGATGGCGGACGCCGGGGTCGTTCTGGAGCAGGCCAGGGTCGAGCCGAAGGTGGGGCACCTGACCGGGAAGAGTTTCGTGCTTACCGGAGGGCTGGAGCGGTGGTCCCGCGATGAAACCCAGCAGGTGATCGAGGAAGCAGGCGGCAAGGTCGTCTCGAGCGTATCCAAGAAGACCGACTACGTCGTGGTGGGGGAGAAGCCTGGCTCCAAGCTGGCAAAGGCCGAGGCCCTGGGCATCCCGTTGTTGAACGAGGAGACCCTGGCGGAGCTACTAGAGGGCGGCGTCTCGGGCTGA
- the atpD gene encoding F0F1 ATP synthase subunit beta: MAADDLKTDQGGSDLPQGRVVAVIGPVIDVDFPPEGLPEIHFALTLERSVSGGQEVLVAEVAAHIGKGLVRAICMAPADGIKRGAVVTNTGGPISVPVGPGTLGHVFNVLGDCLDTPNEQLDLRERWGIHRTPPPFDELEPKTEMLVTGIKVVDLLEPYVNGGKIGLLGGAGTGKTVLIKEMIYRIAQAHGGYSVFAGVGERTREGNDLWLEMNEAGEEVLSKVAMVFGQMDEPPGVRLRVALSALTMAEYFRDVERRDVLVFIDNIFRFVQAGSEVSTLLGRMPSAVGYQPTLNDEMGEMQERITSTKGKSITSIQAIYVPADDYTDPAPHSTFAHLDAFTALSREVFALGIYPAVDPLASFSRVLDPRYVGQEHYNVANEVKRILQRYKDLQDIIAILGIDELSEEDKLDVYRARKIQKFLSQPFYVGEVFTGIPGETVPVEESIRGFKMITDGEVDHLPEQAFYMVGGIDQAIEKAKKMEG; this comes from the coding sequence ATGGCTGCTGACGATTTGAAAACCGATCAAGGCGGGAGCGATCTGCCCCAGGGACGCGTGGTCGCAGTCATCGGCCCCGTTATCGATGTCGACTTCCCGCCCGAGGGCCTTCCCGAGATCCACTTCGCCCTGACCCTGGAGCGCAGCGTCAGCGGAGGCCAGGAGGTCCTGGTAGCCGAGGTAGCCGCCCACATCGGCAAGGGCCTGGTACGAGCGATTTGCATGGCCCCCGCCGACGGCATCAAGCGCGGCGCAGTGGTCACCAACACCGGCGGGCCGATCAGTGTCCCCGTCGGTCCCGGCACTCTCGGCCACGTCTTCAACGTGCTGGGCGACTGCCTGGACACCCCGAACGAGCAGCTCGACCTTCGTGAGCGCTGGGGCATCCACCGCACGCCTCCCCCCTTCGACGAGCTCGAGCCGAAGACCGAGATGCTGGTTACCGGCATCAAGGTCGTCGACCTGCTGGAGCCCTACGTCAACGGCGGCAAGATCGGCCTGCTCGGCGGCGCCGGAACCGGCAAGACCGTTCTGATCAAAGAGATGATCTACCGCATCGCCCAGGCCCACGGTGGTTACTCCGTGTTCGCCGGCGTGGGGGAGCGCACCCGTGAGGGCAACGACCTCTGGCTGGAGATGAACGAGGCCGGCGAGGAGGTCCTCTCCAAGGTCGCCATGGTGTTCGGCCAGATGGACGAGCCTCCGGGCGTGCGCCTTCGGGTCGCCCTGTCGGCGCTGACCATGGCCGAGTACTTCCGTGATGTCGAACGACGTGACGTGCTGGTGTTCATCGACAACATCTTCCGTTTCGTGCAGGCCGGTTCCGAGGTCTCCACGCTGCTCGGCCGTATGCCTTCCGCAGTGGGGTACCAGCCGACCCTGAACGACGAGATGGGTGAGATGCAGGAGCGCATCACCTCGACGAAGGGCAAGTCGATCACCTCGATCCAGGCCATTTACGTGCCTGCCGACGACTACACCGACCCCGCTCCTCACTCCACCTTCGCCCACCTGGACGCATTCACCGCCCTCTCCCGTGAGGTGTTCGCGCTGGGCATCTACCCGGCGGTGGACCCGCTCGCATCGTTCTCCCGGGTTCTCGACCCCCGTTACGTCGGCCAGGAGCACTACAACGTGGCCAACGAGGTCAAAAGAATCCTGCAGCGTTACAAGGACCTTCAGGACATCATCGCGATCCTGGGCATCGACGAGCTTTCCGAAGAGGACAAGCTGGACGTGTACCGGGCCCGCAAGATCCAGAAGTTCCTGTCCCAGCCCTTCTACGTCGGCGAGGTCTTCACCGGCATCCCAGGCGAGACGGTCCCGGTGGAGGAGTCCATCCGCGGCTTCAAGATGATCACCGACGGCGAGGTCGACCACCTGCCCGAGCAGGCGTTCTACATGGTTGGCGGCATCGACCAGGCGATCGAAAAAGCCAAGAAGATGGAAGGCTAG
- a CDS encoding MaoC/PaaZ C-terminal domain-containing protein, whose amino-acid sequence MLNAELAGKQYPSAAYTVTAEAIQKYARATNDSNPAVLSADPVAPPAFACVVGIDQLNQVMYDPELGVDMAMLVHARQEHLLRAPIRAGDVLQVSTVLEEVDLADTGHTFTVATSLTNQAGVVAAEARSVMFIRRTGTIKAKAVSAESHEPVFEAPEEVAEDQAARYAEASGDHNPIHLDSAAAKDAGFPNPILHGMCTMAFAAKALVDNLADGDPTRVGRISVEFARPVFPGQSLVTRAWRTPGEGAGSYGFETVNSRGSAVLKGGRLNLLHSD is encoded by the coding sequence ATGCTGAATGCGGAGCTGGCAGGCAAGCAGTACCCCTCCGCCGCTTACACGGTGACCGCCGAAGCAATCCAGAAGTACGCCCGGGCGACCAACGACTCCAACCCCGCAGTGCTTTCCGCCGACCCGGTGGCGCCGCCGGCTTTTGCCTGCGTAGTGGGTATCGACCAGCTGAACCAGGTCATGTACGACCCGGAGCTGGGAGTCGACATGGCGATGCTCGTCCATGCCCGGCAGGAGCACCTGCTGCGCGCCCCGATCCGGGCGGGCGACGTACTGCAGGTCTCGACGGTCCTGGAGGAGGTCGACCTCGCCGACACCGGCCACACCTTCACGGTCGCCACCTCGCTTACGAATCAGGCCGGCGTTGTCGCGGCCGAGGCCCGCAGCGTGATGTTCATCCGGCGCACCGGCACGATCAAAGCGAAAGCGGTCTCGGCCGAATCGCACGAGCCGGTGTTCGAGGCGCCGGAGGAGGTTGCCGAGGACCAGGCGGCCCGGTACGCCGAGGCTTCCGGCGACCACAACCCAATCCACCTCGACTCGGCGGCGGCCAAGGACGCCGGTTTTCCGAATCCGATCCTGCACGGGATGTGCACGATGGCGTTTGCGGCCAAGGCCCTGGTCGACAACCTTGCGGATGGCGACCCGACCCGGGTCGGGCGCATCAGTGTGGAGTTCGCCCGGCCGGTTTTCCCGGGCCAGAGCCTGGTGACGAGAGCGTGGCGCACGCCGGGGGAGGGGGCCGGCAGCTACGGCTTCGAGACCGTCAACTCGCGGGGGTCGGCGGTGCTCAAGGGCGGCCGCCTGAATCTCCTTCACTCGGATTAA